The Methylomusa anaerophila genome has a segment encoding these proteins:
- a CDS encoding PaaI family thioesterase, whose amino-acid sequence MINEFRLVKGHLENPFVDLLEMKIVEVGEGKATLTMPVAANKHTNLYNTAHGGSLASLADTVMGVACATTGKKVVTLDMNLNFIRPATPPETLSAFGRVIHNGNHTLVAETDIVDSMGNLILKARATFFVVGTFSAASEAIE is encoded by the coding sequence ATGATAAATGAATTTAGATTAGTTAAAGGGCACTTGGAAAATCCCTTTGTAGATTTACTCGAGATGAAAATTGTCGAAGTGGGGGAAGGCAAGGCAACATTGACCATGCCAGTAGCAGCTAATAAGCATACTAACTTATACAATACGGCTCATGGCGGCTCATTGGCCTCCTTGGCTGATACCGTTATGGGGGTGGCCTGTGCAACGACCGGTAAAAAAGTCGTAACCCTGGATATGAACCTGAACTTTATCCGGCCAGCCACTCCCCCGGAAACCCTCAGTGCTTTCGGCCGGGTAATTCATAATGGCAACCATACGCTGGTAGCCGAAACAGATATTGTAGACAGTATGGGCAACCTGATTCTGAAAGCCAGAGCTACCTTTTTTGTAGTAGGTACGTTCTCAGCGGCAAGTGAAGCGATTGAATAG
- a CDS encoding peroxiredoxin — protein sequence MQPATDTKMPLIGDPFPTMKVATTQGEICLPGQYRGKWFVLFSHPGDFTPVCTTEFVDFARRRADFRRLNTELIGLSVDQVFAHLKWIQWIERNLGTKIWFPVIGDQTGIIAHRLGLIHPNKGANTVRAVFVVDANGVIRAIIYYPQETGRNICEIMRLIRALQVTDEFGVSTPANWPDNSIIDDHVIIPPAKTEKEAKERLAQAAHGGIECFDWWFCHYDLDADCEEEEDPV from the coding sequence ATGCAGCCTGCGACTGATACAAAAATGCCGTTAATCGGCGATCCGTTTCCAACCATGAAAGTAGCCACAACCCAGGGCGAAATTTGTTTGCCGGGGCAATATAGGGGGAAATGGTTTGTTTTGTTCAGCCATCCCGGGGATTTTACGCCGGTATGCACTACGGAGTTTGTCGATTTCGCCAGACGGCGAGCGGATTTTCGCCGATTGAACACCGAACTGATCGGGCTTTCGGTAGATCAGGTTTTTGCTCATTTAAAGTGGATACAGTGGATTGAGAGAAATCTCGGCACCAAAATCTGGTTCCCGGTAATAGGGGATCAAACGGGGATCATTGCCCACCGGTTGGGGCTGATACACCCCAATAAAGGCGCAAATACCGTGCGAGCGGTTTTTGTCGTTGATGCAAACGGGGTTATCAGAGCAATAATTTATTACCCGCAGGAAACGGGGAGAAACATCTGTGAAATCATGAGGCTGATACGGGCCCTGCAGGTTACCGACGAATTTGGCGTGTCGACGCCGGCTAATTGGCCTGACAATAGTATAATTGACGACCATGTTATCATTCCCCCGGCCAAAACGGAGAAAGAGGCGAAAGAACGGTTAGCGCAAGCCGCCCATGGTGGAATAGAATGTTTCGACTGGTGGTTCTGTCACTATGATTTAGATGCAGACTGCGAGGAAGAGGAAGACCCGGTATAA
- a CDS encoding LCP family protein, whose product MKWFWKKMLLFAGCFVLFIMTAVTVFTILSKIEDAASNPKPPSVISPAAPASITFDDKPASRINILLLGIDDGDPDIANGAKRSDTMIVASVDPGEDTVNLLSIPRDTKVSIPGRSGNDKITHAFFYGGPKLSVRAVEANFHIPIDYYAVIDWKAFINVVDILGGVDMTVERDMDYEDPYENLSIHLSQGYQHLDGEKAGEYVRFRHDELGDIGRVERQQRFLTALTGQMLRAGTILKLPALVTTVSQYVQTDMSTFTLIRVANALKGIKSDSLHAEMLPGDFATVNESSYWVPDKAKAAQLVAELFGARAERSN is encoded by the coding sequence ATGAAATGGTTCTGGAAGAAGATGCTGCTATTTGCCGGTTGTTTCGTTTTATTCATTATGACGGCTGTCACAGTTTTTACAATTTTGAGCAAAATTGAAGACGCCGCATCCAATCCCAAGCCGCCGTCCGTCATTTCCCCGGCTGCTCCTGCCAGTATAACCTTTGATGATAAACCCGCAAGCCGTATCAATATTCTGCTATTAGGGATAGATGACGGCGATCCTGATATTGCCAACGGGGCAAAACGGTCCGATACTATGATTGTGGCAAGTGTTGATCCGGGTGAAGACACAGTAAACCTGCTCTCCATTCCACGGGATACGAAAGTAAGTATTCCCGGGCGCAGCGGGAATGACAAGATCACACATGCCTTCTTTTACGGGGGGCCGAAACTGTCCGTTCGTGCCGTTGAAGCCAACTTTCATATCCCTATCGACTACTACGCCGTGATTGACTGGAAGGCATTTATCAACGTTGTGGATATATTGGGCGGCGTGGATATGACTGTGGAGCGGGATATGGATTACGAGGACCCATACGAAAATTTAAGCATTCATTTGTCCCAAGGCTACCAGCACCTTGACGGTGAAAAGGCCGGGGAGTATGTCCGGTTCCGGCATGATGAGCTGGGTGATATTGGAAGGGTTGAGCGGCAGCAGCGTTTCTTAACGGCACTGACCGGTCAGATGCTTAGAGCCGGCACCATCCTGAAACTGCCGGCACTGGTGACAACTGTCAGCCAGTATGTTCAGACCGACATGAGCACCTTCACCTTAATTCGAGTGGCCAATGCATTAAAAGGCATAAAATCGGATTCTCTTCATGCTGAAATGTTGCCGGGTGATTTCGCAACAGTCAATGAAAGTAGTTATTGGGTACCTGACAAAGCTAAAGCCGCCCAATTGGTTGCCGAGCTATTCGGAGCAAGAGCGGAGAGGAGTAATTAA
- a CDS encoding glycerophosphodiester phosphodiesterase → MNKRMSYLRRLLTVSLTAAMLTAGVNVVHIDHAQAAVPQIFDFEAHRGGRDARPENTLVSFAYAMELGVTTLEMDMQMTKDGRIVISHNAFMNGSLAKGADGKYVESGKYDIRTMTLEQVKQFDLGTMNPAAGDYYAGHGKTQLAVPGTKMPTLEEVFELAKAYGNDKVMFNIETKSYPDPAFPEAKNNPDPTVFVKKVYEVIKKYHMEDRVMLQSFDWRTLKEMKKLDPKITLVALTCEQPSWGRDSVCRQVGEPGASPWMAGLDIDAYKGDYIKAAKAIGADVVSPYWEELSNELVTEAHELGMKVVPWTVNDPGKANMLIDMGVDGLITDQPWVLRDLLIKRGIPVAEPTINTNSPYHTGTDIVAGETKKLGKGGDSAE, encoded by the coding sequence ATGAACAAAAGAATGAGTTACTTGAGGCGTTTGTTAACGGTGAGTCTTACTGCCGCTATGTTGACAGCCGGTGTCAATGTAGTCCACATTGATCATGCGCAGGCAGCTGTCCCCCAAATCTTTGATTTCGAAGCCCATCGCGGCGGACGGGACGCTCGCCCGGAAAACACGCTGGTTTCTTTTGCCTATGCCATGGAATTGGGTGTTACTACTCTGGAAATGGACATGCAAATGACCAAAGACGGCCGCATCGTAATTAGCCATAATGCGTTTATGAACGGCAGTTTAGCCAAAGGCGCCGACGGAAAATATGTTGAATCCGGCAAATATGATATCCGTACAATGACGCTGGAGCAAGTTAAACAATTTGATCTGGGGACCATGAATCCCGCCGCCGGTGATTATTACGCGGGACACGGCAAAACGCAACTAGCCGTACCGGGAACCAAAATGCCTACTTTGGAAGAAGTTTTTGAACTGGCTAAAGCCTACGGTAACGACAAGGTAATGTTCAATATTGAAACAAAATCCTACCCGGATCCTGCATTCCCGGAAGCGAAAAATAATCCTGATCCGACCGTGTTTGTCAAAAAAGTCTATGAGGTTATCAAAAAATATCACATGGAAGACCGGGTCATGTTACAGTCCTTTGACTGGAGAACCCTTAAGGAAATGAAAAAACTGGACCCCAAAATTACTTTGGTAGCGTTAACCTGTGAACAACCTTCCTGGGGTCGTGACAGCGTCTGCCGTCAAGTAGGCGAACCCGGGGCGTCTCCATGGATGGCCGGTCTTGATATTGATGCCTATAAAGGGGACTATATCAAAGCCGCCAAGGCCATCGGCGCCGACGTCGTTTCTCCTTATTGGGAAGAATTATCCAATGAATTAGTCACCGAAGCCCATGAACTGGGTATGAAGGTGGTACCCTGGACTGTGAATGATCCCGGCAAGGCAAACATGCTTATAGATATGGGTGTTGACGGTCTGATTACAGATCAGCCCTGGGTGTTGCGCGATCTTCTTATTAAGCGGGGCATTCCTGTGGCTGAACCGACAATTAACACAAATAGCCCGTATCATACCGGTACGGACATCGTTGCCGGGGAAACCAAAAAACTGGGTAAAGGCGGCGATTCGGCGGAGTAA
- a CDS encoding RluA family pseudouridine synthase, whose translation MKPYHTYTVAKEHADLTVEEYLKQILQYSGRKIQKLTRQKGILLNGKPVYLQRKIKPADTLRVLILADTAHGLQPEPGIIEILYEDDWLLVLNKPAYQLVHPTGQTTSGTLANYLAYELQQRGTAGTVRPLHRLDRETSGCVIFAKDSRSQFILEQQLKTHLLKRTYRALVKGMIQPPSGVVDAPIGPHPNLPNRRAINPAGERAVTYYRTIGSFDGATLLELNLATGRTHQIRVHLAHLGCPVIGDAMYGLRTSWMPRQALHAAAVSFQHIKNGQEITVYAPLPADFSQAVDFCTKM comes from the coding sequence ATGAAACCGTATCATACCTATACAGTAGCGAAAGAACATGCCGATTTAACGGTTGAAGAATATTTGAAGCAGATTTTGCAGTATTCCGGCAGGAAGATTCAAAAGCTGACCAGGCAAAAAGGAATTCTCTTAAACGGCAAACCGGTATATCTACAAAGAAAAATTAAACCGGCGGATACTTTGCGTGTACTGATTCTTGCCGATACCGCCCACGGCCTTCAGCCGGAACCGGGCATAATCGAGATACTTTATGAAGATGACTGGCTGCTGGTCTTGAATAAACCGGCTTACCAGCTGGTACATCCAACCGGTCAAACCACTTCCGGCACTCTGGCGAATTATTTAGCCTATGAATTGCAGCAGCGAGGGACGGCAGGCACTGTTCGTCCTCTGCACCGCTTAGACCGGGAAACCTCCGGCTGTGTAATTTTCGCCAAGGATTCCCGCAGCCAATTTATCCTGGAACAACAGTTAAAAACGCACTTGTTAAAACGTACATACCGGGCTTTGGTAAAAGGAATGATTCAACCGCCTTCAGGCGTTGTCGACGCCCCCATCGGCCCCCACCCAAACCTGCCGAACCGCCGGGCGATAAACCCGGCGGGCGAAAGGGCGGTTACTTATTACCGGACTATCGGCAGCTTTGACGGTGCCACGCTGCTGGAACTTAATCTGGCGACAGGGAGAACCCACCAAATCCGTGTCCATTTGGCCCATCTCGGCTGCCCGGTTATCGGCGACGCCATGTATGGACTTCGCACTTCCTGGATGCCCAGGCAGGCTTTACACGCAGCTGCCGTGAGCTTTCAGCATATAAAAAACGGGCAGGAGATTACGGTTTACGCTCCCCTGCCCGCCGACTTTTCCCAGGCTGTTGATTTTTGTACAAAGATGTAA
- a CDS encoding polysaccharide deacetylase family protein, with protein MNRTFLGVIIVCGLVTFGIIGIYFYVYGETDDLSSGIPVLNYHGVEDNVNNPLALEIKDFEDQMAYLHTKGYTAITPDQLLDYLSAGKKLPDKPVLITFDDGYANNYTNAYPILKKYGFTAVFFLITDVIGHDPWYMNWDQVKEMRQQGFQFGSHTLSHADLTKVPVAQVNLQLVKSREGIEWRLNTPVRYLAYPGGAYDSQIEKLVLQAGYKAAFSVKFGRVQKGGNLLALERIPLFKSRWTFLDFYLRLNFTKAMGKIKAVKDRYICGRELSRR; from the coding sequence TTGAACCGTACTTTTTTGGGGGTGATTATCGTCTGTGGCCTTGTAACTTTTGGTATTATCGGTATCTATTTCTATGTCTATGGCGAGACAGACGATTTGTCGTCCGGGATTCCCGTGCTGAATTATCATGGAGTGGAGGATAATGTAAATAATCCTCTAGCTTTGGAAATCAAGGATTTTGAGGACCAAATGGCCTATTTGCATACCAAGGGTTACACAGCGATAACACCGGATCAGTTGCTTGACTATCTGAGCGCCGGTAAAAAACTTCCGGATAAGCCGGTTCTAATTACTTTTGATGATGGGTACGCCAATAACTATACAAATGCCTATCCAATACTGAAAAAGTATGGTTTTACCGCTGTTTTTTTTCTCATAACCGATGTAATCGGCCATGATCCCTGGTATATGAATTGGGATCAGGTTAAGGAAATGCGGCAGCAGGGATTTCAATTCGGTTCCCATACCTTGAGCCATGCGGACCTTACCAAAGTTCCGGTGGCGCAAGTCAATTTACAACTCGTTAAATCCCGCGAGGGAATCGAATGGCGGCTGAATACACCGGTAAGGTATCTCGCCTATCCCGGGGGGGCTTACGATTCGCAAATTGAAAAATTAGTCCTGCAGGCCGGGTACAAAGCTGCTTTTTCCGTCAAATTCGGCAGGGTTCAAAAAGGCGGCAATCTCCTGGCGCTGGAAAGAATACCTTTATTTAAGTCCAGATGGACCTTCCTCGACTTCTACCTCCGGCTCAATTTTACCAAGGCGATGGGTAAAATTAAGGCAGTGAAGGATCGATACATTTGCGGGCGTGAATTGAGCCGGCGGTAG
- a CDS encoding glycosyl hydrolase family 18 protein, with protein sequence MGNVKSVAFLLLLAMCTSFIIPVPAYASPSGDTGGFLGNLFGLLSNLLNSLFHINPTSPVSSTTPNQGPTGSKDVIGFYAEWWGSDTSSYNDLVKHTDSIGTIAPFWATLQEDGSVTDRGGNDHASVVKYAHDHKITALLLVNNAKNNNPEKGIHAILSNPSLRRTAIDNLEAYIEKYGLDGINVDFESVPAKDRDNLTAFMRELSARLKPQGYIVTIDVFPKHNEENDVAVAYDYPQLAQYADKIILMTYDYHGSWNGPGSIADIRSVEQDLKYALTTIPKNKLYLGIAGYGYDWSSKGVESLEYGAIQNLIDRFGVNPQWDDASKSPHFSYTGPDGIRHQVWYENSQSLKYRLDLVNKYDIAGIAIWKLGEEDPAYWQLIKASLKP encoded by the coding sequence ATGGGCAATGTCAAGAGTGTAGCTTTTCTTCTGCTGCTTGCAATGTGTACAAGCTTCATAATTCCCGTCCCGGCTTATGCATCACCGTCCGGGGATACCGGCGGCTTTTTGGGTAATCTGTTTGGGCTGTTAAGTAACTTGTTAAATAGTCTGTTTCATATAAATCCAACTTCGCCGGTTAGTTCGACTACGCCAAATCAGGGGCCAACAGGCAGCAAGGATGTCATCGGCTTTTATGCCGAATGGTGGGGAAGCGATACCTCTTCTTATAATGACCTGGTAAAACACACAGACTCGATTGGAACTATCGCCCCGTTTTGGGCTACTCTTCAGGAGGATGGTTCCGTGACTGACCGCGGCGGCAATGATCACGCGTCAGTGGTAAAGTACGCTCATGACCATAAAATTACTGCCTTGCTGCTGGTGAATAACGCTAAAAACAACAACCCGGAAAAAGGAATACATGCCATATTATCCAATCCGTCCTTACGCCGGACAGCCATTGACAACCTTGAAGCCTATATAGAAAAATACGGTCTTGATGGGATTAATGTGGATTTTGAATCGGTTCCGGCCAAAGACCGTGATAATCTGACAGCCTTCATGCGGGAATTATCCGCTCGCTTGAAGCCTCAGGGTTATATTGTCACCATTGACGTTTTTCCTAAGCATAATGAGGAAAATGATGTGGCGGTTGCCTACGATTACCCCCAGCTTGCCCAATATGCGGACAAAATTATCCTTATGACCTACGACTATCATGGCAGTTGGAACGGTCCGGGATCAATAGCGGATATCCGTTCGGTGGAACAGGATTTAAAATACGCACTGACAACCATACCTAAAAACAAGCTTTACCTGGGAATAGCCGGTTACGGCTATGACTGGTCCAGCAAGGGCGTGGAAAGCCTTGAATACGGTGCAATCCAAAACCTGATTGACCGCTTCGGCGTCAATCCCCAATGGGATGACGCATCAAAGTCACCCCACTTTAGTTATACCGGCCCGGATGGAATAAGACACCAAGTGTGGTATGAAAATAGCCAGAGCCTTAAATACAGGCTGGATCTGGTTAATAAATATGATATAGCGGGAATTGCTATCTGGAAGCTGGGTGAGGAAGACCCTGCATACTGGCAGCTAATAAAAGCCAGTCTAAAACCCTAA